A single Nicotiana tabacum cultivar K326 chromosome 5, ASM71507v2, whole genome shotgun sequence DNA region contains:
- the LOC107780019 gene encoding uncharacterized protein LOC107780019 isoform X1 → MMDKSWILLRNRALPEYLNGVEQFLNFAFSNPNIGLRIQCSCTNCNHVRRKTREEVKIDLLRWGIDPTYNRWIHHGESDSSSDDEINSSANSDLGNDDDATFEMLHDMYHGVPIDNITHDPSDESAESRYEEPNAEAKSFYRLLKDAEQKLHPDCEKFSKLSFVMRLFQMKCLHGWSNTSLDSLLKLLSDAFPKGHVLPNSIYEVQKIIKDLGLDYVKIDACVNNCILYRKEYADLEQCPKCGEKRWIVRKGGEDDNEVASSKLNKRKKGIPRKILRYFPLIPRLQRLFMTKRTAEDMRWHKDKRVDDGVLRHPADSLTWKTFDENHLDFASDPRNVRLGLASDGFNPFGSMSNAYSMWPVFLIPYNLLPWLCMKQSNILLSLLIPGPKSPGMDIDVYLQPLVDDLKKLWADGIETYDAFKQQNFQLRASLCK, encoded by the exons ATGATGGATAAAAGTTGGATACTTCTTAGGAATAGGGCATTACCAGAATACTTGAATGGCGTGGAACAATTTTTAAACTTTGCATTTTCAAATCCTAATATTGGTTTAAGAATTCAATGTTCGTGCACTAACTGTAACCATGTGCGTAGGAAAACACGAGAAGAAGTGAAAATAGATTTACTTAGGTGGGGTATAGATCCAACATATAATAGGTGGATTCATCATGGTGAGTcagattcatcttcagatgaTGAAATAAATTCTAGTGCAAATTCAGATTTAGGAAATGATGATGATGCCACTTTCGAGATGTTGCATGACATGTATCACGGTGTTCCTATAGATAATATAACTCATGATCCGTCTGATGAGTCGGCTGAGTCTAGATATGAAGAACCTAATGCAGAAGCTAAGAGTTTTTATCGGTTGTTAAAGGATGCAGAGCAGAAGTTACATCCAGATTGTGAAAAGTTCTCGAAGCTCTCTTTTGTAATGCGTCTTTTTCAAATGAAGTGCTTGCATGGTTGGAGTAATACTTCATTAGACTCTTTGTTAAAACTATTAAGTGATGCCTTTCCCAAAGGACATGTGCTCCCTAATTCTATTTATGAAGTTCAAAAGATTATTAAAGATTTGGGTCTGGATTATGTGAAAATAGATGCTTGTGTTAATAATTGCATCTTATATAGAAAGGAATATGCGGATCTTGAGCAATGTCCTAAATGTGGTGAGAAAAGATGGATAGTACGGAAAGGAGGAGAAGATGACAATGAGGTTGCTTCAAGTAAATtgaataagagaaagaaaggaattCCTAGGAAAATTCTTAGATACTTTCCTTTGATCCCAAGATTACAACGATTGTTTATGACTAAACGAACCGCAGAAGATATGAGGTGGCATAAAGATAAGCGAGTTGATGATGGAGTATTAAGGCATCCAGCTGACTCACTGACATGGAAAACTTTTGATGAGAACCATTTGGATTTTGCATCAGATCCACGTAATGTAAGACTTGGACTTGCTTCAGATGGTTTTAATCCTTTTGGTTCCATGAGTAATGCCTACAGTATGTGGCCAGTATTCTTGATTCCGTATAATCTTCTCCCATGGCTATGCATGAAACAGTCTAATATTTTATTATCCTTGCTTATTCCTGGCCCAAAAAGCCCTGGTATGGATATAGATGTGTATCTCCAACCTTTGGTTGATGATTTGAAAAAATTATGGGCGGATGGAATTGAGACTTATGATGCTTTTAAGCAACAAAATTTTCAATTACGTGCTTCATT GTGCAAGTAA
- the LOC107780019 gene encoding uncharacterized protein LOC107780019 isoform X2 has translation MLHDMYHGVPIDNITHDPSDESAESRYEEPNAEAKSFYRLLKDAEQKLHPDCEKFSKLSFVMRLFQMKCLHGWSNTSLDSLLKLLSDAFPKGHVLPNSIYEVQKIIKDLGLDYVKIDACVNNCILYRKEYADLEQCPKCGEKRWIVRKGGEDDNEVASSKLNKRKKGIPRKILRYFPLIPRLQRLFMTKRTAEDMRWHKDKRVDDGVLRHPADSLTWKTFDENHLDFASDPRNVRLGLASDGFNPFGSMSNAYSMWPVFLIPYNLLPWLCMKQSNILLSLLIPGPKSPGMDIDVYLQPLVDDLKKLWADGIETYDAFKQQNFQLRASLCK, from the exons ATGTTGCATGACATGTATCACGGTGTTCCTATAGATAATATAACTCATGATCCGTCTGATGAGTCGGCTGAGTCTAGATATGAAGAACCTAATGCAGAAGCTAAGAGTTTTTATCGGTTGTTAAAGGATGCAGAGCAGAAGTTACATCCAGATTGTGAAAAGTTCTCGAAGCTCTCTTTTGTAATGCGTCTTTTTCAAATGAAGTGCTTGCATGGTTGGAGTAATACTTCATTAGACTCTTTGTTAAAACTATTAAGTGATGCCTTTCCCAAAGGACATGTGCTCCCTAATTCTATTTATGAAGTTCAAAAGATTATTAAAGATTTGGGTCTGGATTATGTGAAAATAGATGCTTGTGTTAATAATTGCATCTTATATAGAAAGGAATATGCGGATCTTGAGCAATGTCCTAAATGTGGTGAGAAAAGATGGATAGTACGGAAAGGAGGAGAAGATGACAATGAGGTTGCTTCAAGTAAATtgaataagagaaagaaaggaattCCTAGGAAAATTCTTAGATACTTTCCTTTGATCCCAAGATTACAACGATTGTTTATGACTAAACGAACCGCAGAAGATATGAGGTGGCATAAAGATAAGCGAGTTGATGATGGAGTATTAAGGCATCCAGCTGACTCACTGACATGGAAAACTTTTGATGAGAACCATTTGGATTTTGCATCAGATCCACGTAATGTAAGACTTGGACTTGCTTCAGATGGTTTTAATCCTTTTGGTTCCATGAGTAATGCCTACAGTATGTGGCCAGTATTCTTGATTCCGTATAATCTTCTCCCATGGCTATGCATGAAACAGTCTAATATTTTATTATCCTTGCTTATTCCTGGCCCAAAAAGCCCTGGTATGGATATAGATGTGTATCTCCAACCTTTGGTTGATGATTTGAAAAAATTATGGGCGGATGGAATTGAGACTTATGATGCTTTTAAGCAACAAAATTTTCAATTACGTGCTTCATT GTGCAAGTAA